The genomic segment tacaaaatataatgattataatatgcTCTGTACAATTAATTATACCTTattccattttttatttaataagaatattatttcagtggatattttaaattatcttttaaaaaaaataatacatagtTTATATTCAGATAAGGTTAAAATATATCCTAGCGcctttgtattattatatagtttatttaaatataataaatacataaaaatgaattttaaaaataatgtgactaatattaattactttttatttcatctaatatttattaagttGATAATTTTCTCATTATTTgaggataatattaatgtaaGAAAATCATCTATGTCATTATTACAGTTATATGTAGGGaaatttaatttcttttatgaaatagaaaataaaaataggtTGGATAAGAACACGATGGAAATAGCAGAAAtgtatgttaataataataacaacgtTTGTGATAATGATTTGATTGTAGATACTCCGATGGAGAATAATGTACATAATCatgaaaacaaaaatattaattcatattttatagatAATTCCAAAGGAAACTTAAATAATATCATAGAACATCCTATGTATATATCAAGTAGTAAAAATAATCAGGAACATTTTTTTGATCGTATGCTTGATTTTATTAACTTATTTTTTAGTCATTCTGACATAAGTACCTATTACGAAAATGTTAGAAATATGTCAAATGAATTTGTAGATAATTCGAAAATAAGCATTCCATTGATAAAATAtactattaataattataatattaataaaaatattaataatgataataatgaaaatattaataataataatgaaaatattaataatgatattaatgaaaatattaacaattgtgataatattttttataaaagaaatcaTAGATATATGAACCAAATAAAAAgagatatttttaataaaaatattgatcTATTACGTACTTGCAATTTCAacgaattaataaatttaaaaaagtctattattatcaaaacaaaaatggtgtgcaatttttttttatataaatatccaattatttatcatttatattccaataaattatttcatGAAAATGTGAACGTACGGTTATTGTCTTCTGAATCATTATCTAATTTATGTATTCTTGACTGTGATTATTTTATTCACGTTGTTCTcccatttttaataaaaaaaagttatgaagaaaatgttttaataaaacatGGATCTATAATTTGTATTtccaaaattttattaaaattaaagaaagaaattaatgaaaatttacaaaatgatataaaaaatattattatctatagtgaaaaaaaaagaatatataaatttaaaaaaggaGAAATCCTAAGACATTCCTTATGTTTATTAATTCAAAGTATATGTCAATGTAATTACTTtcttgtaaaaaaaaatacgtgcacattttttaaagatattttacataataatttatttcattataatgaaattatTCAATTTGAAGCTtccaaaattttttattatatgcctatatatttattaagtaAACAACATACTATTGAATTTATTTATGAAGtattctttaatattattaaaaagaaaaataattttcttcatttaaaaGGTTATTTTATACTTTTATGTTTTGTCAATGATACTATTATTCCATATGTATGTTCTGAACTCATAcaacttttttattatattttaaaaaaaaattcaaccTATTATAAaaccaaaaataaatattatatcaaaCACAATAAGGaagatatacaaaatatcaATGTCGAAAATACTAATGATTacaatgatataaaaaaagatgtctatttctttaaaaaaattaattttgaaACATATCCCAttgattataatatgaaaatcTTTTGTCTACTTTCACTCTTTAATGTTGTCAATAacttaagaaatatatatatatccgaTTTCTTGAAGGTCTATACAAAATGTACCATAAATTTTAAAGGTTTGATTAAATCCAGAGGgccaaaaattaataaaaagaaaaaaataaataacataaatattcaTGAAATGGACTATTTCAGTAATAgtacaaatgaaaataatgaaaggGAAAATAGTCAGGTAAATTGCTCAAACAAAAAAGCTAGCTACCTGAACGGTTCAGGTAATAATTCATCGAATGGAAAAGAATTGGAGTATAATTTAAGAAGTGGtagtttatataaaaatgataaccttaataataataaagttgATGAAAAGGAATTATGTTTTGAAAGAGATTCTGtggataaaaattataatgaactAACCATTCCCTTAGACGTTTCATatcataagaaaaaaagacGAAAAAGAAATACGAGTTTTTATATAAGGAAAGATATAAATTTCATAAGGAAAGAGATAAGTTGGGATAAAGTtttggaaaaaaataaaaagaaaaatggaGATATGCATAGTGATATACTTGAGtacaaattaaatataaacaaaataactaaaatattaattttgtaTTTACAAGAATATGTGTATGAAAATGATATAGGAGATTCGCATATTTTTGTTCGTGAAATATGTTTGGGTTTaaccatatttttattaacatcTTATCcgttgtatttttttaaaaaaagaaataaaaatgtgcaaaatgtaaataatataaatgatgtaaatgatgtaaataatttaagtAATGTAAAAAATGTGGTAAATGCTTATAAAGATAGGATTAAAGAAAAGAATGATGATACAAAAATACACAAGGTAGATAAATGTTCATGTCCACTCAAATTATATCATCCAAATGAAAAATCTtcagataaaaataaaaatatgtgcttaagtaaaaattatttttatgaacaaTTTGATTCTGATAACAGTTATGAagatgaagatgaagaatatattaatgataagAACGGAAcagatgatatattaaaaaatgagaaagaagaaacttattatatatatattatatataaaataaaaaagaagtatattaatatacttattcagttattattaaaattattatgtgaGAAAAATATGAGGACACATAAAATGTGcttgtttttattaaattatttatataattattctatATTTAATACGAAAGAGAAAATAATGGATACATTTTCtttcaataatatatttaataaatattgtcATGATTTTTCTTATGaattatttcttaaaaaaaaaattgatgataatataagaaaaagtaaaatgaatatatataactatttaAATACTTATTCTGATAATATTTGTAATGTGtttgaaaatataattgtTCATACATGTGATTATTATCAACccttatatttaaaagaagatAAAGAGCAAAATATAGAATTTGAGGAAGAGGatttagaaaaagaaaaaatatataataatactccCTGTTCTTGTGTGTATGAAGAAGAGATtacttctttatttttaaataaaaattataagtataatttgataaaaacgatatttaacaaaattaataactttatatatttatacaattatGCATTAAAATATGCTAGCTTTTCTATATTTCATAAGAATAAATACATGTCCACGCGGAAGGGCGTAATTAAGGGTTACTCtgaaaaggataatatagaaagttgtgataatatgaataatattaaagataATTTAGATGATGCACACAATGATCCTTGTGAGTTTAATAAATTGGATGGGAATAAAAAAAGTGATGATTTGTGCTTTGATTTAATTTTTGacaacatacatataaataacgATTTTATTGATGAAATGAATGTGAGTGAGAATGAAGATAAGATTAGTATGGAAGAAGAAGGATTAATAAAAGATGTTCACTTTCTTTTAGataaagggaaaaaaaatattagtgTAATTAAATGTTTAGAATATAATGagatatatttgtataaacatatattttacctattatttttgaataaatataattattatataataaatggaTTCTTTAATagtttatgttattattctTCTCATAGTGAATATAGTAATTATGAATACACAAATTTGATTAcgaaaggaaaagaaaaatctatagaatttttattcttaGAATTTTTAGAAagatataagaatatatatacgtTTGGATATATTAgagatgatatattatttttgtatatacgatattataaaaaatattatgtgaattatgattattctattgttaataatataatttatcaatataatgacaataaaaataaaaagatgaaaaaattattatatccatataacgattcatatgaaaaattaatagaTAATGAAGGAAATGAAAATTTACAGATGGATGGATATATGGAAAATGATTTGGAgaaatatgataattttggttgttgttataattatgaggagaattatttttctctttttaattataatatgcaCGACATAAATttgaaagaaataatatcatTAGAAAAGACTTGTAGAGAatttaattattcatataatatatttaataattataatatatattttgatggaaatataattttattttataataatgtggaaagtaataatatggataaaagtttacaaaaaaaaaaaagaattaaagaaaataaaaaaataaaaagggagcaacatgaaaaaattgaattattaccatatgtaaatatatgtctaattaaaattttatattacttaaataattttaatttagtACAATTAGAAATATTTCTAAAGAGtgttaattcttttattaaatccTCTATAATGAATAATTTTGCAGCATATTcctttctatatttttttcttatatcaCTGGACAAATACAATTCATTTGCGCTTATTAAAACAATTTCTGaagttattataaatatttttatgtgtcTGTCTATtcacaataatataaaacgaTTGGCTATGTTCTTGATTCTTCAGTTATTAGTACATAGGTGAAttgaaacaaaaaaagaaatatatatatataaaatataaatgtatatatatatatatatatatatatatatatatatatatatatattataatataatataatataatataattattgcaTTTCATCGTGTTACCATTATTTCTTTTGGTAGGTATCCTAAGATTCGAGAATTTACAAATGAGTATTTTTATGcaaatataaatttcataTCTCCTAGCGAATTTaaacattatttatttaagagTTATGAAGATTTAGAAAGCATCATGTCAATATTGATAAATACTCAATTTTCGCTTATGctcaaaaaggaaaattgTCATATAAAATTAGCAGTTGAAGAAATATCGACCCTTTTGAATATTCCGTATTAAATCACATTTTCATCATGATCCTCATTTTCTAAATCGTCGtcacttttattataatcGAAAATATAGTCGTCCTCCAGGGCTATTTCTTCATCACAAGCATCTAaaggatataaaaataattaaaatataaatatataagataaatcaatatatataaatataaatatatatgtatgtatatatgtatgtatttataaataatagatCAACCCACTGTAACAtaatttatcataattaattagttatatatatatatatatatatataatatatataaacatagtgtaccataattaaatataaataattaatatatatatataatatatatggagACAATTTAGAAtaattaatcatatataattaatttgtatacatacatatatatatatatttttgttatagtttattttaaaatttatatttgtatctATGCACTACTTACTTGATATATTATCCTCcttatgtttttctttttcatcattttcatcttTGTCTtcattttccttttcattttccttttcattttcattgtcattttctttttgatttattttattcgaTACTTTTGGTACATTTAAAAGAACTTTTTCCTCTtggtaaatatttttataagaattaaaatataattcataaggataataatggacattatattttgagattattttttctttgtatACATccaattcttttttatcgTATATTCTATTTTTCTCATAATTACATATGTCTATACTTTTCATATGGtactttaaaatattattagtaaTAACATAATCTTCATTATAACTCTTCATATCAAATTTGCTCGTAAGTTTGTTCACATCAAAATCGACAactgtaaaaatatatacatgtataagtaaaataaactatgaataaatattcttttaaattggtacttatatatatatatatatatataaatatatgtataagtataggttatattgaaaaaaacaTAGTATATATcacatgataatatatataaatgttttttaattttttaattttttaattatttatattatattatatatatatatatatatatatatatatatattatatatatattatttttttgtcacTTCTCATCGCTCATCATACCTTTTTCTTCCGATTTGATGTTGTTCTGCTTTAATTTATTACTCATaatgatttaaaaattattacgtATACTCTTgcattcctttttttttttttcctttttccgtatgataatataaataaagggTAAACAATATTTATCTTAAGAAAAAGAGATatagataaattattaaaagagttttattatatatatatatatatatatataaatacatattttacttatatattatcatttcaACATTTTTACTAAAAAGTTACAAATTTTTAAAACGTTaatgtttaaatattttttttcgtatgtaatatataatatatttattagttGGAgcaatacaaaatatatatacgtggtttataatatgtactacgttatatataattataatatatatatatataataaatatattaccaacatcataataatataattattataatatattatatatatattatattatataatatttatttcttattttctttttttttttttttttttttttttaaaatatatttatataatatctcATTTTTTTACCATTTagtaggaaaaaaaaaatatatattttatataaagaatatggtaaaaataaaaatgattaaaaataagggacgtttattatattatttaagcatttatattataaatgtaattttatatattttattgttttgttaatatatatatatatattgttatatatataaatccataatatatatatatatatatatgttaatatttaatGCAAAAAATGCAGAATACGCAAAACAGTTCGATTTGCTTTAAAAGGAGGCCtcttatgaaatataatactGATATGAACATAGATGACAATGTAGAAGATAATGtaagatattttattttgtatggacttaataaatttaaaggaaataaaaaaaaagaattcaaGAAAAAAACACGACGAAGAATAAAAATTGATAAGAAAATAGCTTCATTTGTTTTTCCTCGATcaagaaaagaaaaacgTATAagattaatttatttaaagaaaattcttaaaaaaaaattaaaaataaagaaatgtaTGAAAAAACTAAGGCAGAGATTACAAGAACATCAAAAGTTTATTTCAAaatttattgaaaaaaaacaagaacaaaaaaatagtgaaaacataaaagaagaagacaTACCAACTGAGGATATGGACAAGAAggaattaatataatatacatcaAATATGACGTatgatgattttttttttttttttttttttgtgttaaatttgaaattttataaattattatattatagttaattcaaaaaaattttcatatatatatatatataatgaggAGAGagagaaatatttatatttatacatataatgtaaatattttctttcaaaaaaaagaaatatatatatatatatatatatttatttatttatttatttatatttcctttatCAATAAAGAGATTACCTTTCTTTTTCcttcatatatacattatatttatattgtccTATCCTAGATATTTGATAAAAAGATGTCATACTCATAAAGAAGTTAACTAAAAGAAGGGaaagcaaaaaaaagaaggagCATTAAAATATACCAAGATAAAAACAGTGTGCCCATATTTGTCCTTAATTATTATCACacataaatgtttatatatatatatatatgtacttatttttttttaattttttacttGTTAACAAATTAAGGTTCCTAGGTTTAATCATATAAGCAAATCGTGTAAACAGCAATCCAGTTAAACAGATAGCTGTTAAATTCAAAAAGTTAAAGGaatagtaaaaaaatattttatatttatatttatatgtatttaccGCGAGACAACCAAAAAAGCAAccaacaaacaaaaaaaaaaataaaaaaaaatataataaatatataaaaaataaaataaagttgaattaaaaaaaaaaataaaaatattaccaATTTGTTGTGGTAAAGATAAATAACTTGGATCTCTATTAATATCTGCAATGTTGGCTAATGATATGGACCATTTAAATGTAGGTGCCCAAAAATGAATAGTCAAGATACCAGTATCAGATactgtaaaaaaaaaaaaaaaaaaaaaaaaaaaaaaaaaaaaaaaatatatatatatatatatatgtataatatgtattatgagataaaaatatatatgtacatatgatCTATttcgtttttattttttttgtgtccATTTTTACCAAGCACTTTTTTTAAactttcatttatattataacattgtatttttttttttagttttgGTATGATGTTtggataaaatattttctttattatttccattttttttttttttttttttttttttatgatatatatgattacatgtaaaaaatataaagaaataagaaaactaatatattattttatatatagatatatatacatacaattcatacatattatttatggtttataatttttttttttttttttttttatcctttctaattatattttaacaaaatttatctttttattttattttattttttttttttttgtgatatttatccctttattttattttatttttttctgtatTTCATAgtgaatgaaataaatacatatgaaaatataactttataatatgttctatattatatatattttttaacacataaaaaaaaagaaagaaaaaaaaaaatttttttttatcttaaaaacttaaatatataaaattagaaTGATGTATAATGagcattattaaaaatatataaatgtgtatgtattattatattttgtgcTTTGGtaaatacaaacatatatatatatatatatatatatatatatatgtaactataatttgttatttatcaaatgtaaaatataattttttttttttatcacatataaataagtatatatataataaaatatgtataataaatataaagaaaaacaagttgcttttttataataaacaaataaaaaaatgaaataaaattatacacatatatatatatatatatatatgtatattatttcattattcatTTCCTCTTAATAATTTACAAGCATTaaattaaacatattattcttattatataaattatattgtattatatatattatatttatttgtataaaataaaaagataatataattaatagagaatatatataaataattcaatctttaagaaaataaagaatttttaaaaattataaatatagacAACAgagtttttaaataaaatataatttatttttatttcatcacTACACgtgattaatatatatgtaagatTTAAACTGATagcaataatatttttataaaaaaaaaaaaaaaaaaaaaaaaaaaaaaaaaaaactaactGCGCAAATATGTCTTATtcgtacacatatatatatatatatatatatatatatatatatatatatatttatttatttattaaaatgtaaaCGTAGAGTAATTTTTGTAtgcttcaaaaaaaaaaaaataaataaataaataaaaagtgtaactgttttttaaaataaagatattatatataataaatttacacatatatatatatatatatatatttattttattttttctatgcTGCTGTTCTCTATCAAATATGTTATACATTTTGAATAAATTTTCCTCATACGcgtgtaatattatatatatatatatattttttttttttttctatatatgtccattaaaaaaaaaactaataatttaaaacatttttatttaatagacaatatttttatttaaaaataaaaagaaatattttcataaaaggatataataacgtataaaattttttttttttttttttttttttttttttttttttaaagatatttttttatcatcttaatccttattttattactttttgtAAATCATTTATACTTGACAAGAAGGGAAAATTTTATTTCTGTTTAcgtctatatatatattatatgagtTGATTTATTCTAAACTATACATTATAGTAGAGAcagaaaatttatttaattgaatataaaaataatatatatatatatatacatatatatatttatttatatttatttatttaaccTTTTCATGAATGagtataataatgataatatggaACAggagaaggaaaaaaaaaaagaggaacagaaatataagaatattataaagaaggagtatgtatatatatatatatatatatatatgtgtgtgtgtgtttatgtttatatatttttctatgtgtttctttattattctataaaatatataaatctagattcttcaaaaaatttatgttatcatatatatatatatatatatatattataacactTTTATATGTTATGTTTTCTTGCATATTATTCTAATCTCCTCTcagatattttatatttcctcGATTATATgacaaaaataaagaaatagaatacaataaattaaggatacataatataaaagaatatatttgtattcaCCTGACCATATCtctatttattattcttatagaatgttttgtattttccttcagtaaaaataaaatgaaataagaaaattaagaaaattaagaaaattaagaaaataaagaaaataaagaaaataaagaaaattttataattacttttttttttttttttttttttttttttttttttttttttttttttttattgccGTTTTAGATttgaatataaaagatacaACATATGTGGAAATATGTGTAGTAATATTTTCCATTTTGAATTGTTTGATGCATATTGTtgtgttaataaaaatgtatttttttacatcTGAAAGTGTGTATACTAAAGGGGTATTCATTGGATATATAGTTTTAGTAAGCTTgtgataaataaaacaataagaATAAATGAACATAGAAATATAgacatatgcatatatatatatatatatatatatatacaatgttTATTTGTAGAATCAggtttttcaatttttatctttatatttctttaccAAAAGGAATGAACAAAGCAAAAATGATATTGCTCATTTGAAATATTATGACAACAGTTTTAATTTGTATGTGCACTTTTTTGTGGATTCAGTTTTTATTCTTTGTTTACCAGCATTAAggtaaattataataaataaataattaaataaatatatatatatatatatatatatatataacaatagatatatttatatttatgtttatgtttatgtttatatttatgtttatgtttatgtttatgtttatatttatgtttatatttatgttcatatttatgttcatatttatgttcatatttatgttcatatttatgttcatatttatgttaatgtttatatttatgcttCATTTTACCTTTGTTATACCTTCAGCTTTTTCTTGTCCGTTTTATTCATGATGATGTTTCTTTGCTTAAATATCCtacttataaatatgattaaatttaataaaacaaactATGGTAGCGacatttatcatatttgttTACTAAGCGTAGTTCTATTAATGTTTTTGATTTTGCGCTACATGATGGAAGAGAGGAAcagattattatttttctttataaaagatatgatgtttgataattataagaaaTGGTACTCTGATTATATAGGAGCTCATTATGATAAGGATAAAGACTCTACAACAATAAATggggataataataaatatgaaaaagagAAGTGTGAagattataaatttttattttctaataagtgtatattatttcatgATTTTACTCTGAATGCTTGTTATAAAGATTATTATTCGATGATTTGTTTTTTGAATAAATTGTTAAAAAGTTGTAACATAAAGGAAGATATGAGTAGTAATACAAGTGTTAATATTAATGGGGATACCTATCAGAATATGAATTttcatgataatataaattcgAATATACCTAAAAATTACAATTCGTTttatgaagaattaaaaaagaatctGAATGAATCAGATATTTTAACTATAGCATACGAAGTTGAAgtattgaaaaatataaaaaaaataaattgtgATGAAATTGGAAAAAATTGGGATTATTCATTTATCGATTCTGAATATGGGAAATCAACGTTAGTTATTTTAGAAGTAGGGTATCATTTGATAAGTCcttatatagaaaataatgagaataaaaagaagaaattacaattatttttattattaattaatagtATGTATTTTCCTAATCCTTATCATAATGCTAATCATGGTGCTACAGTATGTCACTTATCAAAATGTTTAGCACATATAACAGATTATGATagttatttaaataatacatatatgatATGTTATTTAATAGCATCTATAGCACATGATGTAGGACATCCAGGAAAAACAAATTCGTATTTATCTGAAACGAATCATATATTATCTATACGCTATAATGATATGAGTATATTAGAAAATTATCATTGTAGTATAACATTTTCCATATTACAACTTATAGGTTTcgattttttaattaataatgaagatacTAAATtagttgaaaaaaataattatacaaaCATGAGGAAGTTTATTATAGAGTTAATTATATCTACTGATATGAAATTACATTTTGAATATGTagacatatttaaaaaaagaaaaaaaagccAAAATTTTGATATAAGTGATACGGATGCTATTAATTTGGGAACCATAAATATTAAGCTAGCTGATA from the Plasmodium falciparum 3D7 genome assembly, chromosome: 14 genome contains:
- a CDS encoding mitochondrial pyruvate carrier protein 2, putative; this encodes MEIIKKIFYPNIIPKLKKKIQCYNINESLKKVLVSDTGILTIHFWAPTFKWSISLANIADINRDPSYLSLPQQIAICLTGLLFTRFAYMIKPRNLNLLTINFFMSMTSFYQISRIGQYKYNVYMKEKER
- a CDS encoding cGMP-specific 3',5'-cyclic phosphodiesterase delta; translation: MNEYNNDNMEQEKEKKKEEQKYKNIIKKEYFIFPRLYDKNKEIEYNKLRIHNIKEYICIHLTISLFIILIECFVFSFNLNIKDTTYVEICVVIFSILNCLMHIVVLIKMYFFTSESVYTKGVFIGYIVLNQVFQFLSLYFFTKRNEQSKNDIAHLKYYDNSFNLYVHFFVDSVFILCLPALSFFLSVLFMMMFLCLNILLINMIKFNKTNYGSDIYHICLLSVVLLMFLILRYMMEERNRLLFFFIKDMMFDNYKKWYSDYIGAHYDKDKDSTTINGDNNKYEKEKCEDYKFLFSNKCILFHDFTLNACYKDYYSMICFLNKLLKSCNIKEDMSSNTSVNINGDTYQNMNFHDNINSNIPKNYNSFYEELKKNLNESDILTIAYEVEVLKNIKKINCDEIGKNWDYSFIDSEYGKSTLVILEVGYHLISPYIENNENKKKKLQLFLLLINSMYFPNPYHNANHGATVCHLSKCLAHITDYDSYLNNTYMICYLIASIAHDVGHPGKTNSYLSETNHILSIRYNDMSILENYHCSITFSILQLIGFDFLINNEDTKLVEKNNYTNMRKFIIELIISTDMKLHFEYVDIFKKRKKSQNFDISDTDAINLGTINIKLADIGHTCLKWKDHAKWTMLVSEEFFSQKRVEELHKNKNIDPLNFSNFGKEDNIDEGMIFNYENIYINYINNINNINTYDYSYIKLNFIHHHDFVKSIPSTQVYFFEIIVMPLIKELQSMEKSKKEITQKVLHNLNINLQTWRLIEKNINLFYNTEKMTGTDYYKNLEKQKLLRGIRLLDIAEEDVISLTKNFKEEIKHGKL